A part of Caretta caretta isolate rCarCar2 chromosome 1, rCarCar1.hap1, whole genome shotgun sequence genomic DNA contains:
- the LOC125628493 gene encoding G-protein coupled receptor 183, which translates to MATTAATVASQLTVFTYSNESSCDVYNHHFAAKVIFSFFYTVLLVFGSCGNVLALYVTFHRGKKINSTDLYLINLAVSDALFTLALPGRIAYYILEFNWPFGDWFCRVTAFIFYMNTYVGIYFMTCVSVDRYIAVVHTRRLGRFRKVSRVKYICMLIWFIVFLQTISLLFRPMTKKIGDKLTCMEYFNFEEIPKLPFILLGACMIGFCLPVGIILVCYVQINLKLCRAAKENPLTDKNGHHRKAFTIILVVLLAVVICFSPYHLNIIQFMIRKILHQPSCSAQKAFKMSLQITVAFMNMNCCIDPIIYFFAFRGYKRRLLRLFRTSGSVPSSSTGKSYSESNSNSHNQGVCSSSA; encoded by the coding sequence ATGGCTACCACTGCTGCTACTGTTGCATCTCAGCTAACGGTCTTCACTTACAGCAATGAAAGCAGCTGCGACGTGTATAACCACCACTTTGCAGCGAAAgtaattttttcattcttttacactgtcctgctggtcTTTGGCTCTTGTGGAAACGTCCTTGCCCTTTATGTCACCTTCCACCGAGGGAAGAAAATCAACTCAACTGATCTCTACTTAATCAACCTTGCTGTGTCAGATGcccttttcacacttgctctgcCTGGAAGAATTGCTTATTACATCTTAGAATTCAACTGGCCTTTTGGAGACTGGTTCTGCAGGGTGACGGCATTCATCTTTTACATGAACACGTATGTGGGCATCTACTTTATGACATGTGTGAGTGTCGACCGCTACATCGCCGTGGTCCACACCCGGCGGCTTGGCAGATTTAGGAAAGTGAGCAGAGTGAAGTATATCTGCATGCTGATATGGTTCATTGTGTTCCTGCAGACAATATCATTACTCTTCAGGCCCATGACCAAGAAGATAGGAGATAAGCTGACCTGCATGGAATATTTCAACTTTGAAGAAATTCCTAAGTTGCCATTTATCCTTCTGGGGGCTTGCATGATTGGATTCTGCCTACCAGTGGGGATTATATTAGTTTGTTATGTGCAGATCAACCTAAAACTGTGCAGAGCAGCCAAAGAAAACCCCCTGACAGATAAGAATGGGCACCACAGAAAGGCTTTCACAATCATACTGGTTGTGCTCCTTGCAGTTGTGATCTGCTTTAGTCCTTACCATTTAAATATCATTCAGTTCATGATCAGAAAGATACTACACCAGCCATCTTGCTCAGCACAGAAAGCCTTCAAGATGTCTCTTCAAATCACAGTGGCTTTTATGAACATGAACTGTTGCATTGATCCAATAATTTACTTCTTTGCATTTAGAGGGTATAAGAGAAGACTCCTAAGACTATTTAGAACCAGTGGCTCCGTTCCATCCTCCTCCACTGGAAAGTCATATTCAGAAAGCAACAGCAACAGCCACAACCAAGGAGTTTGCTCATCCTCAGCTTAG